From the Salinimicrobium tongyeongense genome, one window contains:
- a CDS encoding FAD-dependent oxidoreductase, giving the protein MTRSIWKSTDPKNNFPSLNEHINTEIAIIGGGITGVTTAYLLAKSGKKVVLLEAGTISGGTTGDSTGNLYAMVDKRLHHIQSKWDEETAANVARSRGEAVDLVEELVNKYQIDCSFKRVPWYLFSETDQKDETIEKEIAAAANYRLKVEELQELPVPVKVSKAIKVEGQAQFNPAAFVRGLAEKIDDGNCQIYENSEVYHIQKEEELVLSTITGTVTAKKVILATHTPKGIYGLQTALYPYREYAIAAKLNSGDFPDGIYWDTEADFHTSMRTYSKGGDNFVLVLGGHHKVGQEDDYSRFFRKLEQQARKYFDVSEISYEWSAQHYKPADGLPYIGESSDDNIYIATGFSTDGLTYGVLSAMILDDLLNGRKNEWSDLYKASRFTPVKSAKNFINENLNVAKQYIKDLPGKAEAGSFDEIAAGQGKVVEVDNEKWAVFKDDTGQVHCQSAVCTHMDCIVDWNDAEKSWDCPCHGSRFKATGEVIEGPAFSPLDKRSMNPKK; this is encoded by the coding sequence ATGACACGATCTATCTGGAAATCAACCGATCCAAAAAATAATTTTCCCAGTTTAAATGAACATATTAATACTGAAATAGCCATAATTGGTGGGGGGATTACGGGAGTTACAACGGCCTACCTCCTGGCAAAGTCGGGTAAGAAAGTAGTACTGCTCGAAGCCGGAACCATTAGCGGCGGGACCACCGGAGATTCTACCGGGAACCTTTATGCAATGGTAGATAAGCGGCTGCATCACATACAAAGCAAATGGGATGAGGAGACGGCAGCCAATGTTGCGCGGTCGCGTGGGGAAGCGGTAGACCTTGTTGAGGAGCTGGTAAATAAATACCAGATAGATTGCAGTTTTAAACGGGTGCCCTGGTACCTGTTCAGTGAAACAGATCAGAAAGATGAGACCATAGAGAAGGAAATAGCTGCAGCTGCCAATTACAGGCTTAAGGTTGAAGAGCTGCAGGAGCTGCCGGTTCCGGTAAAGGTGAGCAAGGCCATAAAGGTAGAAGGCCAGGCCCAGTTCAATCCCGCGGCTTTTGTGAGGGGGCTGGCAGAAAAAATTGATGATGGGAACTGCCAGATCTATGAGAATTCAGAAGTTTATCACATTCAAAAAGAGGAAGAGCTGGTGCTCTCTACCATCACCGGGACAGTGACTGCCAAAAAGGTCATTTTAGCCACCCATACGCCCAAAGGCATCTATGGCCTGCAAACCGCACTTTATCCTTACCGCGAATATGCCATTGCGGCAAAGCTTAATTCGGGTGACTTTCCTGACGGAATCTATTGGGATACCGAAGCCGATTTCCATACTTCAATGCGTACCTACAGCAAGGGAGGAGATAATTTTGTGCTGGTTTTGGGCGGCCATCACAAGGTGGGCCAGGAGGATGATTACAGCCGTTTCTTCAGGAAACTGGAACAGCAGGCGAGAAAATATTTTGATGTTTCCGAAATATCCTATGAGTGGAGTGCACAGCATTATAAGCCTGCCGATGGGCTGCCATATATAGGTGAAAGTTCAGATGACAATATTTACATCGCCACAGGTTTTTCTACAGATGGGCTTACCTATGGAGTGCTTTCGGCCATGATACTCGACGATTTGCTGAATGGCAGAAAAAACGAGTGGAGCGATCTTTACAAAGCTTCAAGGTTTACCCCAGTCAAATCGGCAAAGAATTTTATCAATGAAAACCTTAATGTCGCCAAACAATATATTAAGGACCTGCCGGGAAAGGCCGAAGCCGGTTCATTTGATGAAATTGCTGCCGGGCAGGGAAAGGTGGTGGAAGTAGATAATGAAAAGTGGGCGGTATTTAAAGATGATACTGGGCAGGTGCATTGCCAGTCGGCCGTTTGTACTCACATGGATTGTATAGTAGACTGGAATGATGCCGAGAAAAGTTGGGATTGTCCCTGTCACGGAAGCAGGTTTAAGGCGACGGGAGAAGTGATTGAAGGTCCTGCTTTTTCACCACTGGACAAGAGAAGTATGAACCCTAAAAAGTAA
- a CDS encoding DUF4396 domain-containing protein, with protein sequence MIRWTYPVFALFILLVLSFGILLTIKEGVEVAGLVEPHHNPEKSRLTMHLKNTTHIRGNTAEIFSQLQESIQFEEAKSAAFVPTQQNWKQFVKQSITANPQAKHVVVISAEEQEALQWALPAIFYAKYHNSPLLFTDEVERNAERLEGKKIFAVGPGNFEHLQGLENVVQITASSPAELAVELAKYRDEETEVGWGRNHGRRNGYFHYVVTTPSEALKGLAALPLAKSNAAALLYAGDNGGLPAITDSYIWSQRADWFTTPSEGPFRHFWVVTKQMSYKAFGRLDFSVEKAPYADMGAVALGPMEAIVIIFMALGIAGAIFILIHSAYTLPGVMSPIKIAWTQGAAFLPILGVVLYFNAYRRPFYFEGMMTRWLRPPGIQAAAATMMGFGYGAPAMIAVAYLFAYFGFPIFFSEGINDTLFWAGAGMPIMMFGMYLGALLLVIFLVQYPMKNAMMELKDGMLLWKGLKVAFLSMTAVSLGMMSMSWWMMMVHIPMMPKEDDILWFGTMWIASFIGFLVAWPLNSLMIRNNIKHGNR encoded by the coding sequence ATGATACGTTGGACCTATCCTGTTTTTGCTCTTTTTATACTTCTTGTACTAAGCTTTGGAATCCTTCTGACCATAAAGGAGGGGGTGGAAGTGGCCGGACTTGTTGAACCTCATCACAATCCAGAGAAGAGCAGGCTTACCATGCACCTTAAAAATACTACTCATATAAGAGGGAATACGGCCGAAATCTTTTCACAATTACAAGAGAGTATTCAGTTTGAAGAGGCAAAATCGGCAGCATTTGTTCCTACGCAGCAAAACTGGAAGCAATTTGTAAAACAGAGTATTACAGCCAATCCGCAGGCGAAACACGTAGTAGTTATATCAGCCGAAGAGCAGGAGGCACTGCAGTGGGCACTTCCGGCTATTTTCTATGCGAAATACCACAACTCTCCGCTTTTATTTACTGATGAAGTGGAGCGCAATGCTGAGCGGCTGGAGGGGAAAAAGATCTTTGCCGTGGGCCCAGGGAATTTTGAACACCTGCAGGGGCTGGAAAATGTAGTTCAGATTACGGCTTCAAGTCCGGCAGAACTGGCTGTAGAACTCGCAAAATACCGTGATGAAGAGACGGAGGTTGGCTGGGGGAGAAACCACGGCCGGCGCAACGGGTACTTCCACTATGTGGTAACCACACCATCTGAGGCTTTGAAAGGCCTTGCAGCCTTACCGCTGGCAAAATCGAATGCCGCTGCACTATTGTATGCAGGTGATAATGGCGGCCTGCCTGCAATAACCGATTCTTACATCTGGTCACAGCGTGCCGACTGGTTCACTACTCCTTCCGAAGGACCTTTTCGGCATTTTTGGGTGGTGACAAAGCAAATGAGCTATAAAGCTTTTGGAAGGCTCGATTTCTCGGTAGAAAAAGCTCCCTATGCCGACATGGGTGCGGTGGCACTTGGCCCTATGGAAGCCATAGTTATAATATTTATGGCTTTGGGAATTGCGGGTGCAATTTTCATCCTAATCCATTCCGCTTATACCTTGCCGGGGGTGATGTCGCCAATTAAAATAGCCTGGACCCAGGGTGCAGCATTTTTACCCATTTTAGGGGTTGTACTTTATTTTAATGCCTATCGCCGCCCTTTTTACTTTGAAGGAATGATGACCCGCTGGTTAAGGCCGCCGGGAATTCAGGCTGCCGCGGCAACAATGATGGGCTTTGGGTACGGTGCTCCCGCCATGATTGCCGTGGCATACCTCTTTGCTTATTTTGGCTTTCCCATATTCTTTTCTGAAGGAATAAATGACACCCTCTTTTGGGCAGGAGCAGGAATGCCCATAATGATGTTCGGGATGTACCTGGGAGCCTTGTTGCTTGTGATATTTCTCGTGCAGTATCCCATGAAAAATGCTATGATGGAACTTAAAGATGGCATGCTGCTATGGAAGGGGTTAAAAGTGGCATTTTTGAGCATGACTGCCGTGAGTTTGGGAATGATGAGCATGAGCTGGTGGATGATGATGGTGCATATTCCCATGATGCCCAAAGAAGATGACATCTTGTGGTTTGGTACGATGTGGATAGCTTCTTTTATAGGATTCCTGGTGGCCTGGCCCTTAAATTCTCTAATGATAAGAAACAATATTAAACATGGTAATCGCTAG